The sequence CCTTCTTTGATGCAATCAGGTATTTGTGGCTGGTCTTGTGAAGGACAAACATGAAAgacatttaataatgatggagCAGTGTGGTGGGTGTGTCCTAGTTAGTCTTGTcttcatcacatgatccaccCTCAGGACTATCACGACCAATTTACACTATCATCCAATACTTGTTCAATTATTGTTTGTACTTGTTCATCGCTATGATGATTACAGTGATGTCACTGGCCTTCCGTATCAGACTGTTTACAcaggtgatcacatgatccattacCATATCACATGATCTATCCATTATAGACCAACTGGCTAGTGTTGTTGGTAGTATTCTTCTCCTGGGGTCATGGTGCTGTAGTGATGGGATTCTTCTTTAGTAATTTCTTTAACAAGTGAGTGATCACTTATTAGAGTAATGATAAGGGTTTTCCCTATATTAGGCCACGTACAGCAGTGGTAATATCCTACCTGTTAGTGATATCTGGAGTAGTGATATCATTAATGGTGAACTTGTTTAAAGTGTTCTCTGAGAACAAGACTCCTCCATTCTTCTTCATGATGTACCCTCCCTTCTCATTCTACAGGTAATCAAATAAGTCATTGTGGTATGCATACATATAGCCATGATTGTTCAATTAGTATGAGATATGTCTATAAAATACCCAGCTGTGTGTCAAAGTGTTGTGCTCggttataactaccattgtCATAACAAACGTAAATGTAACTAGTGCTGCAAGTATATAGTGGTCCATAGAGCATTATACTGCAGCATGACATACCCCAGCCTATGTTTAGCATGACATACCCCAGCCTATGTTCAGCATGACATACCCCAGCCTATGTTCAGCATGACATACCCCAGCCTATGTTCAGCATGACATACCCCAGCCTATGTTCAGCATGACATACCCCAGCCTTATGTTCAGAAGCTGGGTTAGTTCCATGGCTAGGTCAGCTTAGCAGAGAACACAAATTAAGTCTTTAACAAAGTCTGTTACAGCACAGAAAACGTGTATATAGTATTTGGAACACATCAAAGGACACAGACAGAACAAAAGTATCCACAAACTGTGTCTGTGGAAGTAAAACTTCATACGTACATGGTAGGGAAGATAAAGGTTTGGAATTTAATGCCCAAATTATTGCtttcacttttccttcatgccagcttagcagtattggttagacagAATCATAGATTCTCTACTCCCAAGGACCAGAACTGATTGTTGATGACACCTCTATACATACCTCCGTTGACACctttctatcatacagtatgatagtactgtatagtagtacaatagtaccggatagtaggaaccacaaagtttgggtgtggtccatgagaaaacatcacccaaaacacagcctcacttttccctgactatgctttcaacaagtaaagcttattaaatggaattttcttgtgactgactgactgagtaactgactgactgagtaaccgaTGCCTTctgacaagcataactcaataacggccaaggctatgggcttgatttttcactgttcaacatcacttcaatTGGACACGTGCCTTTGGCATACcatagtacgtacaatgcattcttcatgtacttaccagtgtgctcctttgtgtctcattcatctttgctgacagcaaaaggtgttgatttggtggtagcatgtaatggtttcccttcataacagaaattgtccgtatttttcatattggctactttgattgcagatgtgctttttgaacagttcttgattcgtatactgtgtaacaggttgaacatagctgacaacaaagcgtaatgggtatatacttcacttttcagacgataattgatagctggggcatgcagcgcctttcttttgatgcggtatgcgtgggttcaccagtcataataactttattttacaaaaataattaacaaacaagtgcacaaaaaatggaattttcaactagagtagggaccatagcacatcgataaaagtactgaaacaagctggagtagtgcacgatattaaatcacagtaaaacaataagaagtgttatatccctactgtgcatttccattatggtatcttgaacacagtagggacaAAGATGTAACTCCTGCACATTCAGAAACATTAATGTTTTATTCCAGTTGACATGTGTAGTGACTTTTTAAAGTAGAATTTTTGTCTTCAATAGTTCGGTTGAATTCAAATTGTGTTGGTTCAATTAAGTGATGTCTTACCTATCAGGAACTAATGATAATTTCAATAGGACATCAATTCATTATGTTAGAACTAGCAAAAGAAAAGACTTTGGTGGAGTGCAAAACCAGAAAAACACTCTTGTGATGAAGGTAGCTCTTTGCAATTACACCAGCCCAAGTTATTTAAACAATATAAAATTGACTTTCATACAAACTGCCATTTGAAACTTTGAGCTAGCAGAAATTTTAGAGTGGCTGAAGGAGTGATCATCCTTAGCATCTCTGGCTGACGTACACAAaaggctgacagtgaaaagacaGGAAGTAACTCAAAATTTGCTGTATTACACAAGTTAAAGAAAGTTGCTCTGAATTAACTGGAGGTACAGGTGTGACAAATTTTTGTATGGAGACTATACGTAGTTTCCAATCTCAGGGAGTAGAATTAAACCTGAtaatgtcttcagagtgacctcctctgtgtcccatttctttctccactaccacagGTGTTAATTTGCAGTCCGGCTTCAGTACAGCTGTCATTAAAATCATCTGTagtttccatggtgactggctggattgattgcagaggctctgcaatcaatccagctgCCATGGAAACTAGAGCACTTCTGCAATATCAGCTAGTACATCTACACTTGTAGCTGTACTAGCTGACAGGATAGCTGAAGGTGCAGTTGCTTTTACTTTACTTACTTTATAATTCGTTGCTGGTAAACTTTTGCATTCTGCATTAAGGGGAAGAATAGTGCCAGATCCGTTATAAAAACTACTTGCTCAATAAATGTGCACCCCAacctatcaattactgaaatatgaaGTGACTATGCCACTCAGTGCTATATGTGTTCCAGTGTTTAAAATAAAGAACGTATGAGAAGCACCATGATACGTGCTGATatgtgcattgtagctgctgcagatGACAAGGTACATCTTAGGGTGAAGCGAGATAATCAAGTCCTTAGTTACAATTAGTTAGTAGAAACTGAAATTAGTTgagtaaaaatttttaaaatttcaaagaAACTTATTGGAAGGTTTTGAGGTGTTCTGAAGACATTTACTTAAATGTTATTGTAATATATAATTACTTTTAGTTAAATATCTACTTTAACATTAATTCTACTATATACTACAATTATGGTGGCTGGTACAGGATACCAGTTGACCTTCAGCTGCATATTTTGCCATGCATATTAACTCTCGCTATTTTTGTAATCATGCACTGTAaggctttaataataataataataatttattaacTTGGTTAGACTATCCAATACTGATAAGCTGCTATAAAGGAAAGTGGAAGCTGATTTTTTGTGTGATGTTTTTGGACAAGAAAGTCCAAACCTACGTGATCCTCATAGGGGAAGTACCTAATGGTTGGAAGGGCCAAACAATGTTAAGGATAAGGTGAAGGCTGAGGATACAAAGTATACTAAACTAATGGCATGCCCCTCCAAGAAATCTTTTTAAAACTAAtgctctgaaattgaatttcaGAGTATTTTGACAGTACAACATGCTAGTATCATGCCATAAATACAACAGTGTATATACTTATTTTTCTAGCTTACATCTATGTCAGTCACTCACAACATTCCTTAGAAGTGCTTATCATGGTTGTCATTCTGAAATGTTGCTGAGAGCCATGTGTGCAAGTCGATAGTTTCACAGATGCTTTATGGATTGTTGGTTGCTTAAAAGTGAATTGTAAAGTTATCTGAAATGTTAGTGGTTTATTGTGGTAAGAAGACAGTACTTGTGAAAGAGATAACTTGAGATGGCTATCCCCTCCCTCCCCCGGCTTCCTACACCTGTacttatgatccctactatacagcactaccgACGTTAGTAATATTATTCATTCATATGTTTGCATAATGTTTCTAGTAGAAGTCGTGATCTTCTGAATTATTTTGAACACAAGTTACATTGTGTTAATTCCTTGATCTCCATACTACAGAACACTGTTCTACCTCAATCAAGCTTGTAGTCAATATCAATGTTACTCCTCGCACATGTTGAAACCACATGACTCCAATCTTCTACCTCCTGCTTGGCTATACCTGTGAGTGCTCATGTGACcatcatgtgatctcatgtgATCAAGTACAGGGTGTTGTCATCACTTGTTACTATGGTGATGAGTATGTATTTGTCATATGTGTTACCCAGTGAGTATGGAGTAAGGAAATCTGTGTTCTTCCCAATTATTGGTAAGAAATTATACATAGTCCATGTAAACAATTTGAGACACTACATAGGTCTGTACAAGTTGTTGTACAGTAGGAGAAGGTACTGTCAACCTATCATCAAAACTTCCTTATCAGTAGTAAGTGGTTTAGCTAGGCTTATGAGTCATGTGACATCATTACGAATCAgaatggtgatgatgatgatgatgatgatgatgatgatgatgatgaagaagatCTGACATCACTGACATCTGATGATGACATTGGTGACTTGGAGAGGCCatataatgatgatgtcataatgGAGGGTAAGGGGTGATCACCAGctaatgacatcacaataatgatgtaatattacaGAGGAATACATTGCTAACAATTATGATGAAATTGATGCTCCACTGGTACTGAACAAGCTAAGAAAAGAGGTAGCTACCCTATAATATGTGctaataataattgtgacaagattttacaaaataaCAATCTAAATTGCACAATGACAAATTAAATGACCAACTATATTACCAGACTACAACTTGCATTGGTTGCTAGGAAGTATGTACTAGATTCTAACAGCATGGTGAATGTATCGACTTCAGTCATCATCCCCCATTGATTCTAACCCCTAAACGGTGCCCAACCCTAATTATATGAGCAATTGTGGTACTACCACACTCCTCAGCTAGATGAGAAGCTCTACTGGTGGCTCCAAGTACAGTAAATGTAATAAATTTTGTGTCTGGTGTAAATTCAGATGCATGCTTGCTGCCCTTGGCCGGAAACTGAATAGTATAAAcaaatgtgcaatttggattggtATTCCAGCATTCATTTACAGTTGTCTCATAGTATCGAACTAGAGGAACCTACTGTGTGGCTGTCCATGGCTTCAGTGTTGTGGTGAATCGTAACGAATGTTTTGGATTACTAGGTCCTAATGGTAAGTGTATAGGTGTTATGATGTTATTCTAATAATAGCCCGGTTCACAGGGGCAGGAAAGACAACATTAATATCACTACTCACTGGGTTATATGAACCAACTAGTGGAACTGCTCGTGTTGCAGGTTATGATTTAGCTACTGAggttagtgggtgtggctggtaGTGTAGGAGTGTAGCTCTACCCATTCTACAGACTGGTAACATTACCAACCACCTGGGGGTGTGTCCACAACATGATATTCAATACAACAAGTTGACAGTTAAGGAGGTGGGTGTGTCATTATTAGATgtgtagatcacatgatccttgtAGCACTTGTTGTTCTATGCTCGTATCAGAGGAGTATATCGACGATATGAGAGTGATGTGGTCACTGGAGCAATGAAACAGGTAACAATGGCATAGTGTGTTTGTGACTGGGTCTGTCAAAACTGCATGTAATTCCATTTACTAATTTCTTTTATCTAGAAAGGAATGGTTAACCAAATTTTCAATCCTAGATGCCAGGAGCTTTAGAAGCtgcagtgctacaaagtggtaacaacagaaagatcgatttgtgtAGCAGTGCTGTCATAATTTACTTAAACTGGCGTATCTGGGTAAACCAATTAGCTGGCCAGTTATTTCAGTTATCAGGTTTCATAACCAAATAGCCGATCTCTAAGATGTTTTCTCACATTTTGGGTTTTTGTCATGCTTAAtcattgatatcacacttgtgGTAGGATTCTGCTATAGGTATAATCACTTGGTGCCTATTACGTTGACCACTGTGAGGACAATCTGACAAACTGTATAAATTACAAATTTTGAGGTAACAGTAGGTATAGTTTGCATACTAGGTGCACCATAAAAATTGCAGAAATGCCAGTTAACCAGATAACTGACAGTTATAATCTGCTCAGTAACTGGTTATGATATTCTGTCCAGTTTCACTGCTCTAATCTGGTTACTATCTGCCTTAGCAGTTGTATCTATCAATCATAACATCAAGAGATTTCATTATAAATGTTTGTCTGGGGAGAGAGCATCTGACTGCCAACATGTCCTGTACAAACACTGTATAAAGTTGACCTAGCTAGCTATGGCCAAATTAACACCTCTATAACACTGGTGATAAAAACTGATTTAATATGGCCAAGCCTTTTCCCTATAACTGGCTGAGGTGTACTCCCTCTATGCAAATATGCAGATCATATGATCATAATAGTTTTCTTGTACAGGTCAACCTACTTGATGCTGCCAATAAGAAGTCAAAACAGTTATCAGGAGGAATGAGACGTCGTTTATCTGTTGCAATGGCTTGTGTTGGTCGTCCTGACATTTTGATATTAGGTAAGTAGGCATTATCATTGGTTGAATTAGTGGGTGTGGCGCTCTAGATGAGCCAACCACAGGGCTTGACCCAGCAGCACGTCGACAAGTGTGGGAGGTGATTAATAATGTTAAACAGAACAAGTGTGTGGTGAGtgggtgtgtgttgtgtagcaaCAGTCAGTGTATCCATGGTAACAGATCCTAACCACACATGCTATGGAGGAGGCAGATCATTTATGTACCAGAATAGGTTATTAGATGAGTTAGTAGTAATTGTGGTATTGAGCTATTGTATAGGAATTATGAACTATGGTAAGTTACGTTGCCTGGGATCACAAAACAAACTGAAGGCTCGTTTTGGCTCTGGCTACCAATTACACATTAATCGTTATCCTGGAAGATCATCAGGTGGGTGTGGCTGGCATGAATTAGTTGATTAGCTCCACCCCATTTTAGAAATACAACAGTTCATATCATCACATCTTCCATCAGCCACCCTAGTGGAGTACTACTCTAGTAAGTAACCTCAGCACTACATTGCCAGCTCATTAATATTACTATGGTTTGCTGTGAAGACTGGCACAGCAGTGTACCTATAGGGCCTAGGGATGGGGGACTAAGCCCCAATAAAGAACTCTGGTACCATATATCATTAGTTTATATATGCAGTACAAACACAAGATCTTATAAGTAGTCAAACacttcaatagagcagtcattacaCATTAAGTCTTGTAGTTTTCTTTGTAACTTCTGTGGCTACAATCCCTGACTCTTGTTTCTTGTAGTTTCCTCAAGCTCATTGTGACTCCCTTACCAGATCCTGGATTAGAAGTTGGTGAAGAAATATCCACTTATGTCAGCTTTGgttcattataattatgctaatagTTTTGCAATATATGAATTTGAGGAACAATATGATCAGATCTTTCTTTATTAGATGGCCAATCTTAAatgattgctaactagtaactactaGTAATGcaccgataccaatactagtattggtatcagccactagtattggtatcggccATTTCCCCCTCAAATGTATTGGTATCAGATCAGTAGTGGAAACTAAGTAGCTATCAGTGCATCATGATCAACTACAcatgtttacaatgtggtagtTTATGTAGTTAAAAACAACTGATGTACTTAATTAGTACACCTCTGAGCCTAGTTGGATTTTGTGTAGTTACCATTATGTCACAAGTACTATTTTTCTAGACAAGATGTGTTACAAGATAGATAAAGATCAACTTACAGTCAGCAAGTTGTTCACACTTCTCAACTCTGTCAAACATGAATTAGGAATATCAGATTGGGGTATTAAAAAGACTACCCTGGAAGATGGTAATATATTGCTATGTATAGCTAACTCATGCGATCTTATTTACCTCACAGTGTTCCTCAATATTGTTTATAAACACCATGACAACAGGATAAGAGCGAGAACCTGTCTCAATTATTTACCATGTAGATATTGTAATAGTAAACTGTATAGATGTAATTGACCATTTGCACCAAACTGTTATTTTACACTTCATAATATGGTGGTGGTGCTTGGCAGTAAGAATTACTTTGGAATTAGATATAAATCGCTATAATTATACTACCACACTTGTTATAATCCTCACTACAATGGTTATTGGTCTTGTTGCTGGTGTATGTGGTGGGTGCGTGGTCAatcacgcacgcacacacacacatacacacacacacacacagacgcgATTGACCACACACCTACACCGCTATTCTCACAAATGTCACACTGTACTGCTCTACTAATAATCATGTGGGTGTGTGgtcaatcacacacacacacacacacacctacaccCATGCACACAACGCTTTTCTCACAAATGTCACATTGTGCCACTCTACTAATAAtcatgtgtgggtgtgtggtcaatcacacacacgcgcatgcatgcacatgcacacacaataatTGGTAGAGTGGCACAGTGTGTcatttgtgagaaaagcatgaaacttcCATATCAATAATTGTACTAGTTAttattttgatatagtgccatcactgatTTTACCTCTGCTGACCTCTTTGCAGCAAGAAAATTCATCAttattgtctttatctccctgaggcactTTTTTTTGTTAAACATGGTCCTAATTAAAGACGTTACAACTTGACTTTTGTTTGAGGTCAAAACTGATGTCATTCCACTCCATCACTTTTGTCTTATAATCTCcttgaggcattattttacgcTGTTAAAATAATATGGTTTACAATTAAAGGTCTTGTGGCTTTTATTTGAACTCAACAGGTAATTTCTCAGAAATATGATTGTATTAGCCACGAAGTTACCTGTCCACTGGTAATTATGACAAACAAATTTAAAGATTTTTGTAGCaaaaaaaatgatcataactgaATTTTCAATGTAAAATTCCAAAAAGGTCAAGTATATGTGATGAAACTGTATCCAAAAGTTAATGTCATTGGTAGCAAGTCTATGTGCCAAGTTTGATGCTTTTCTCACAGAGTGCACAAAATCACCATAAATTATTTGCTATGCTGTCTAAATTAACATCTGAAAAAAATGACAACACGCCAAGCACTTATTCTTTTCCGTTTTGGTTATTAAACATTGGAATGGCCCAAAGGTACACGCACCCGGTTGTctcaggcacttgcctagactgcaagctgtctgtggatcaagtcactacctgGCCTGGGATTTTGTTctgcattcagcatagttttcaggTTCAGGTTCTGACTTCCTGtgccacaggataatttgttgaCTCCCTGCGGGttcctagagggatagttgaacaataataataaaacacaaCACAAATAAAAGGTACACAGGGGGCAGGGGTTTCTgaaaactggtcaagtgtattcaagCAGTTAAAAGTAcattttgcattgatttgcaaaggtaCAAGACattcagatctagatactctcactccaataaagcagtcacagtattcagagaagcagtatagcaagctatgtagctataagtaaggatttttatatactttatcagtgatactaTATAGTtagttattctcagcaggcaGTTGGTCTTAACCAAAAGTCTAATTATGCTCTTATTCAGAAACCTGTCACTAAGAATCCTGGAGCCACCTGTGATAGCACTCCTTTCCCTTACATGTTCCCACTCAATGTACTGTTAACAATATATATAAtcttattacagtggaacctctttattacggacattttgggatcAAGagttttttgctgtaatatactgagaggttttcctctttcagaggtaaaaatgtatcaaccagacctgttgggaccaaaattttgtcTTGATTATGGAGGCACTTTCTATTGCGTCCTTAATTTGTGGAGTTTCTAaaagagaagttccactgtaatatattgtttataataatacaagaCAATGAGCAACTTAATAAATAATACACAACTTTCTATTTCAACAATAAtatcaacataattatgatcATGTCAACCCTGCCATACCATTGTTTGTGCCCCATTAGCTACTACCCACAACGACTGATTTTCTTGTAATACTATATTAGTCTAaaacaatgccataattatgtaatatatttGACTACAGTAAACAGTACACCAAGCAATTCCTCCCTTAGCCATATTATAAAGATGATTTCAACTATAGTTGTTTATGCACACATGTTAGTCCATTAAGCTACACCTATACT comes from Dysidea avara chromosome 4, odDysAvar1.4, whole genome shotgun sequence and encodes:
- the LOC136252636 gene encoding ABC transporter A family member 9-like isoform X2 encodes the protein MVACQHTSDQPNQCYIDVINIGYFINNPGVKSDIDMPWIDYYRLEYLRNFSYPPQRVLFNLPFFYYVNNAEMDLGCMTYDGNVTGFLGNALSPPLQYIFTLNFTINPEYYNNKFDSHPVYVGNAIHVPFLMELSSEDDLVNRLIAVIRDYSQHGNISTSSDDQFDRNYLAQPVSQQQYETVLHYVQDRNFSSIRPHAGVIFNKITDKLLVYTVVAPIFQVTYHLASLNFSSFYTSRRVQASNLVHNSYLKNLTGNDQEGDPMIDVRVMPLPTTLTETNFDVTTVLVGLLYPLATSFIIPVFVAGLVKDKHERHLIMMEQCGLSRPIYTIIQYLFNYCLYLFIAMMITVMSLAFRIRLFTQTNWLVLLVVFFSWGHGAVVMGFFFSNFFNKPRTAVVISYLLVISGVVISLMVNLFKVFSENKTPPFFFMMYPPFSFYRTLFYLNQACSQYQCYSSHMLKPHDSNLLPPAWLYLVLSSLVTMVMSMYLSYVLPSEYGVRKSVFFPIIGLYKLLYSRRRYCQPIIKTSLSVNGDDDDDDDDDDDDEEDLTSLTSDDDIGDLERPYNDDVIMEEEYIANNYDEIDAPLVLNKLRKEYRTRGTYCVAVHGFSVVVNRNECFGLLGPNGAGKTTLISLLTGLYEPTSGTARVAGYDLATETGNITNHLGVCPQHDIQYNKLTVKEHLLFYARIRGVYRRYESDVVTGAMKQVNLLDAANKKSKQLSGGMRRRLSVAMACVGRPDILILDEPTTGLDPAARRQVWEVINNVKQNKCVILTTHAMEEADHLCTRIGIMNYGKLRCLGSQNKLKARFGSGYQLHINRYPGRSSEIQQFISSHLPSATLVEYYSNKMCYKIDKDQLTVSKLFTLLNSVKHELGISDWGIKKTTLEDVFLNIVYKHHDNRIRARTCLNYLPCRYCNSKLYRCN
- the LOC136252636 gene encoding ABC transporter A family member 9-like isoform X1; the protein is METTKFTTNLLFLRRLKAVFLKDLTLQRRNITTLLCQVLAPVVIISIAGILQILLDVTVKNNVYFRKIPGSGEPPIYSDVTWMVACQHTSDQPNQCYIDVINIGYFINNPGVKSDIDMPWIDYYRLEYLRNFSYPPQRVLFNLPFFYYVNNAEMDLGCMTYDGNVTGFLGNALSPPLQYIFTLNFTINPEYYNNKFDSHPVYVGNAIHVPFLMELSSEDDLVNRLIAVIRDYSQHGNISTSSDDQFDRNYLAQPVSQQQYETVLHYVQDRNFSSIRPHAGVIFNKITDKLLVYTVVAPIFQVTYHLASLNFSSFYTSRRVQASNLVHNSYLKNLTGNDQEGDPMIDVRVMPLPTTLTETNFDVTTVLVGLLYPLATSFIIPVFVAGLVKDKHERHLIMMEQCGLSRPIYTIIQYLFNYCLYLFIAMMITVMSLAFRIRLFTQTNWLVLLVVFFSWGHGAVVMGFFFSNFFNKPRTAVVISYLLVISGVVISLMVNLFKVFSENKTPPFFFMMYPPFSFYRTLFYLNQACSQYQCYSSHMLKPHDSNLLPPAWLYLVLSSLVTMVMSMYLSYVLPSEYGVRKSVFFPIIGLYKLLYSRRRYCQPIIKTSLSVNGDDDDDDDDDDDDEEDLTSLTSDDDIGDLERPYNDDVIMEEEYIANNYDEIDAPLVLNKLRKEYRTRGTYCVAVHGFSVVVNRNECFGLLGPNGAGKTTLISLLTGLYEPTSGTARVAGYDLATETGNITNHLGVCPQHDIQYNKLTVKEHLLFYARIRGVYRRYESDVVTGAMKQVNLLDAANKKSKQLSGGMRRRLSVAMACVGRPDILILDEPTTGLDPAARRQVWEVINNVKQNKCVILTTHAMEEADHLCTRIGIMNYGKLRCLGSQNKLKARFGSGYQLHINRYPGRSSEIQQFISSHLPSATLVEYYSNKMCYKIDKDQLTVSKLFTLLNSVKHELGISDWGIKKTTLEDVFLNIVYKHHDNRIRARTCLNYLPCRYCNSKLYRCN